The genomic DNA GAAACCGACCGCGGCTTCGAGGAATCGATCGGCATCGCTCTCGGGCTCGGGGTGAACGTGCTCGACACGGCGGTCAACTACCGCGGGCAAAGGAGCGAGCGCGCCGTGGGACGCGCGGTCGCCGGCGCGATCGCGCGCGGCGCCGGCGCGCGCGACGAAATCTTCGTGGCGACGAAGGGGGGATTCCTTCCCTACGACAGC from Thermoanaerobaculia bacterium includes the following:
- a CDS encoding aldo/keto reductase, whose translation is MIDGRATPEGTARFAGRFRAAPSHFRQAQDGLTLSSIGLGTYLGEENDETDRGFEESIGIALGLGVNVLDTAVNYRGQRSERAVGRAVAGAIARGAGARDEIFVATKGGFLPYDS